The region CGCCGCCGTACTGGGGAGCGTCAAGCCGCATCCGCGTGCCGAGAGCAATGGCGGACGCTCCGTGCGGGATATGACACGCTCGTCGGCATGACCGTCCCTGATAGCTCCGCGTCGGTCGTACGGCTCGCCGGCCCCTGGGCCCACCGGGATGTCGCGGCCAACGGCGCGCGTTTCCACATCGCCGAGCTGGGTGACGGCCCGCTGGTACTGCTGCTGCACGGCTTTCCGCAGTTCTGGTGGGCCTGGCGGCACCAGCTGCCCGCGCTCGCCGACGCCGGCTACCGCGCGGTCGCGATGGACCTGCGCGGGGTGGGCGGCAGCGACCGTACGCCCCGGGGCTACGACCCGGCCAACCTCGCCCTCGACATCACCGGTGTGATCCGCTCGCTGGGCGAGCCGGACGCCGCGCTCGTCGGCCATGACCTGGGCGGATACCTGGCGTGGACGGCCGCGGTGATGCGGCCGAAGCTGGTGCGGCGGCTCGCGGTGGCCTCGATGCCGCATCCCCGCCGCTGGCGCTCGGCGATGCTGGCGGACGTCAAGCAGAGCGCGGCCAGCTCCCATGTGTGGGGCTTCCAGCGGCCCTGGCTGCCCGAGCGCCACCTGGTCGCAGACGACGCGGCGGCCGTGGGGCGGCTGATCCGGGAGTGGTCCGGGCCGCGACTGCCCGAGGACGAGGCCGTGGAGGTCTACCGGCGGGCGATGCGCATCCCCTCGACCGCGCACTGCTCGATCGAGCCGTACCGTTGGATGGTTCGGTCGCTGG is a window of Streptomyces violaceusniger Tu 4113 DNA encoding:
- a CDS encoding alpha/beta fold hydrolase, producing the protein MTVPDSSASVVRLAGPWAHRDVAANGARFHIAELGDGPLVLLLHGFPQFWWAWRHQLPALADAGYRAVAMDLRGVGGSDRTPRGYDPANLALDITGVIRSLGEPDAALVGHDLGGYLAWTAAVMRPKLVRRLAVASMPHPRRWRSAMLADVKQSAASSHVWGFQRPWLPERHLVADDAAAVGRLIREWSGPRLPEDEAVEVYRRAMRIPSTAHCSIEPYRWMVRSLARPDGFQFNRRMKRPVQVPTLHLHGSLDPVMRTRSAAGSGEYVEAPYRWRLFDGLGHFPHEEDPRAFTSELINWLKDPEPDR